The Niastella koreensis GR20-10 genome includes a window with the following:
- a CDS encoding GAF domain-containing protein, whose amino-acid sequence MQTMTININEKFSLTNLDTAFSLRPFTNFLKKSLKHDSSLKDKLTAFLLEKLGEFPELEGDVPLDNLDKYRDVLELIFVSMSNVTEDETRLPWALGMPLRPHFVYGTDAFQKLMVDTKNSKLKKAVIEGGEEMMRLRNLRIAYTFILERIYNFAPFHKNEIIHSYIDEETGLIRHLKINIDTRFIEVIPVGEIPDLSAVTATGHIDEDHGFEKLERVLPLELFKFRGMSVVTISDETAKYAVETIKNTIVNLHRKEEDRCHHDVTKSLKTLVQNDAIDFNVTPLFRINDKLVLPHMHELRSVMMGDNEECSSGAARSAYQAFAEAYIKNPRPLIYKTISTKEAKLYPFLSACTRTGIQSFIVLPLYYNNNLAGMLEIYTRKPGILDEKVLALLEPAYPVLAQLVQLSIDDFDSAIDGVIKEKFTSLQPAVQWKFNEAAWNYLQEVEYNGKGKIETVGFESVYPLYGAVDIRNSTVERNRAQLSDLQHQFAILLETLQEVKKHYSLALTDEMIYKCRKWKNTLDDSLTPHSEVKLTDFLEKEAVSFLKHFKLTHPGSASIVEKYFAATEEMTGSAWTNRRELEESMQSVNTAVNNYLDLMKDELQQSYPCYFERFRTDGVEYDIYIGQAIAPQKPFDVLYLKNLRLWQISSMAAIAKITHNLLPNLSKPLQTTQLIFIHSNTIDISFRNDERRFDAEGGYNIRYQVIKKRIDKVHVADTNERLTQPGKIALVYFNRRDADEYISHIQYLQEQGILLNDLEFLDLEELQGVAGLKALRVGINLEYDQEIA is encoded by the coding sequence ATGCAAACGATGACGATTAATATTAACGAGAAATTTTCGCTGACTAATTTAGATACGGCTTTTTCCTTACGTCCATTCACCAACTTTTTAAAAAAGAGCCTTAAACACGACTCCTCTTTAAAAGATAAACTCACTGCCTTCCTGCTGGAGAAGCTGGGAGAGTTCCCTGAACTGGAAGGCGATGTTCCGCTGGATAACCTGGATAAATACCGCGATGTGCTGGAACTGATCTTTGTAAGCATGTCGAATGTAACGGAAGATGAAACCCGCTTACCCTGGGCATTAGGAATGCCGTTACGGCCGCATTTTGTATATGGCACCGATGCGTTTCAGAAGCTGATGGTAGATACAAAGAACAGCAAACTTAAAAAGGCGGTTATTGAGGGCGGTGAAGAAATGATGCGGCTGCGCAATTTGCGGATAGCCTATACTTTTATCCTTGAACGCATTTACAATTTCGCTCCCTTCCATAAGAATGAGATCATCCATTCCTATATAGATGAAGAAACCGGGTTGATACGGCATTTAAAAATAAACATCGACACCCGTTTTATAGAGGTTATACCGGTTGGGGAAATCCCCGATCTGAGCGCTGTTACCGCTACCGGTCACATCGATGAAGACCATGGGTTTGAAAAACTGGAAAGGGTATTACCACTGGAGCTGTTTAAATTCAGGGGCATGTCGGTAGTTACCATATCCGATGAAACGGCAAAGTATGCAGTAGAAACCATCAAGAATACGATCGTGAACCTTCACCGGAAGGAAGAAGACAGGTGCCACCACGATGTAACCAAATCATTGAAAACGCTGGTGCAGAACGATGCCATCGATTTTAATGTAACTCCTTTGTTCCGCATTAATGACAAACTGGTGCTGCCGCACATGCATGAACTGCGAAGTGTGATGATGGGCGATAATGAAGAGTGTTCCAGCGGCGCTGCGCGTAGCGCTTACCAGGCATTTGCAGAAGCTTATATTAAAAACCCAAGGCCGTTAATTTATAAAACCATTTCTACTAAAGAAGCAAAACTCTACCCATTTTTATCAGCCTGTACAAGAACCGGTATTCAGTCGTTCATAGTATTACCACTGTACTACAATAACAACCTGGCCGGCATGCTTGAAATTTATACCCGCAAGCCAGGAATACTGGACGAAAAAGTACTGGCCCTGCTGGAGCCTGCCTATCCCGTATTGGCGCAGCTGGTGCAACTTTCTATCGATGACTTTGATTCAGCCATCGATGGGGTGATAAAGGAGAAATTCACTTCGCTACAGCCTGCAGTGCAATGGAAGTTCAATGAAGCCGCCTGGAATTACCTGCAGGAAGTGGAGTATAATGGCAAAGGCAAAATAGAAACCGTAGGTTTTGAAAGTGTATATCCATTGTATGGCGCCGTTGATATCCGCAATTCAACCGTTGAACGTAACCGGGCGCAGCTGAGCGATCTGCAACACCAGTTCGCTATTCTGCTCGAAACCCTGCAGGAAGTTAAAAAGCATTACAGCCTGGCGTTGACCGATGAAATGATCTATAAATGCCGGAAATGGAAAAACACGCTCGATGATTCATTAACGCCGCATAGCGAAGTAAAGCTCACCGATTTCCTGGAGAAGGAAGCAGTGTCTTTTTTGAAACATTTTAAACTTACCCATCCCGGTTCTGCCAGTATAGTGGAGAAGTATTTTGCCGCCACTGAAGAAATGACCGGCAGTGCGTGGACGAACAGACGGGAACTGGAAGAGTCGATGCAATCGGTGAACACCGCCGTAAATAATTACCTCGACCTGATGAAGGATGAATTGCAGCAATCGTACCCCTGCTATTTTGAACGTTTCAGAACAGATGGGGTGGAGTATGATATTTACATCGGGCAGGCCATTGCACCACAAAAACCGTTTGATGTTCTGTATTTGAAGAACCTGCGGTTGTGGCAGATTTCCTCTATGGCCGCCATTGCGAAGATCACGCATAACCTGCTGCCGAATTTGTCGAAGCCCTTGCAAACCACTCAGCTTATATTCATCCACAGCAATACCATCGATATCAGTTTCCGCAATGATGAGCGCCGGTTTGATGCCGAAGGCGGTTACAATATCCGCTACCAGGTTATTAAAAAACGGATCGACAAAGTGCATGTGGCCGATACCAACGAGCGATTGACCCAGCCCGGAAAGATTGCCCTGGTATATTTTAACCGCCGCGATGCCGATGAATACATTTCGCACATTCAATACCTGCAGGAACAAGGCATTTTGTTGAACGACCTCGAGTTTCTTGACCTGGAAGAATTGCAGGGCGTTGCCGGGTTAAAAGCATTGCGCGTAGGTATTAACCTGGAATACGATCAGGAAATTGCTTAG
- a CDS encoding lipid A deacylase LpxR family protein gives MKRGQFITLLWLSIYLTGTAYGQQQDTTYRHMFRAYEDNDLFNVVGGISDRGYTNGTRFDYFYINNKPPRFFLHHIMPKAGDSSVNTYGFSIMQVMITPKNILRRIPLRSDFPYSGSLFATHSLQSVNPVKKYSWQSELMLGVLGPPSLAQQTQESVHHLVGYFKPNGWDYQLKTDLLLNISVAGEKQLAHIHKALELIGGAQAFAGTALNGLAAWTTLRLGMMDPYFNGYLSRYSAPYERRNRQQIYFFFRPAVELTLSNAFIGGGIFNRKNRPIPPPDPNYDEADNADMVRERVVAKCDYGVVVSSGRIGISYTLTSMTPMVKGTGNQETSNISLYIAW, from the coding sequence ATGAAGCGGGGGCAATTCATCACCCTGTTATGGTTAAGTATATACCTGACAGGAACAGCTTATGGGCAACAGCAGGATACAACGTATCGCCATATGTTCAGAGCATATGAAGACAATGATCTGTTTAACGTGGTTGGGGGCATCTCCGACCGTGGCTACACCAATGGCACCAGGTTCGACTACTTCTATATAAATAATAAACCCCCGCGTTTCTTCCTTCACCATATTATGCCAAAGGCTGGCGACAGCAGCGTAAATACATATGGCTTTAGCATAATGCAGGTGATGATAACACCCAAAAACATCCTGCGAAGAATACCCCTGAGAAGTGACTTCCCTTATTCAGGTTCCCTGTTCGCAACCCACTCATTACAGTCTGTCAATCCCGTAAAAAAATACAGCTGGCAAAGCGAATTGATGCTGGGCGTATTGGGGCCACCGTCATTGGCGCAGCAAACCCAGGAATCAGTGCATCACCTGGTGGGTTATTTCAAACCCAATGGGTGGGATTACCAGCTAAAAACCGATCTGTTGCTGAATATAAGTGTAGCCGGTGAAAAGCAACTGGCCCATATTCATAAAGCCCTGGAGTTGATCGGCGGTGCACAGGCATTTGCCGGTACTGCGTTGAATGGGCTGGCAGCCTGGACTACCCTTCGACTGGGAATGATGGATCCTTATTTTAATGGCTATTTATCGCGGTATTCAGCCCCTTATGAGCGTAGAAACCGGCAGCAGATCTATTTCTTTTTTCGCCCCGCCGTTGAATTAACGCTTAGCAATGCCTTTATTGGCGGCGGCATCTTCAACCGGAAAAACCGGCCCATTCCCCCGCCCGATCCCAATTACGATGAAGCCGATAACGCAGATATGGTGCGGGAGCGCGTAGTGGCAAAATGCGATTACGGCGTGGTTGTTTCTTCGGGCCGCATTGGCATTTCCTATACACTCACTTCCATGACGCCTATGGTAAAAGGCACTGGTAACCAGGAAACCAGTAATATCTCCCTCTACATCGCCTGGTAA
- a CDS encoding ROK family protein, which produces MERNILYKRRIVKHLYFGNMLSCADLSDKIHKSIPLTTKMLGKLMEEGMVTETGYAASTGGRRPVMYSLKEDVMYVVSVAMDQLVTQIAILDMQNRNVSSIELFELPLTKNPDAPSALADKINEIISRSGIPKNKIAGIGIGMPGFVNSAKGINYTFLETAGVTISQYISAKVKLPVFIDNDSRLIALAELKFGAARQRKNALVINVGWGVGLGMILEGELFRGHDGFAGEFSHIPLFLNNKLCSCGKSGCLETETSLLVVIEKASKGLESGKLSTLKHKELSADHPEKAFLNIVAAAGKGDKFAVEILSEAGYNIGRGVAILIHLLNPEVVILSGRGSSAGKIWQAPIQQALNEHCIPVLSANTEVEISALGYNAELTGAAALVMENYEQEETRNLTHEINRMF; this is translated from the coding sequence ATGGAAAGGAACATATTGTATAAAAGGAGGATCGTTAAGCATCTGTACTTTGGCAATATGCTTTCATGTGCCGATTTAAGCGACAAGATCCACAAAAGTATTCCGCTTACCACCAAGATGTTGGGCAAACTGATGGAAGAAGGGATGGTGACGGAAACAGGCTATGCAGCATCAACCGGCGGACGCCGGCCTGTGATGTATTCCTTAAAAGAAGACGTAATGTATGTGGTGTCGGTAGCTATGGACCAGCTGGTTACCCAAATAGCTATCCTCGACATGCAGAACCGGAATGTAAGCAGTATTGAACTGTTTGAATTACCCCTTACGAAAAACCCGGATGCACCGTCCGCCCTGGCAGATAAGATTAATGAGATCATTAGCCGGTCGGGCATTCCGAAAAATAAAATAGCCGGAATAGGCATTGGCATGCCCGGCTTTGTGAATTCAGCAAAAGGGATTAACTACACCTTTTTGGAAACAGCTGGTGTTACTATCAGCCAGTACATTTCAGCCAAAGTTAAATTACCCGTGTTCATCGATAACGACTCGCGGCTTATTGCCCTGGCCGAACTGAAGTTTGGCGCGGCCCGGCAACGCAAGAATGCATTGGTGATAAATGTAGGCTGGGGTGTGGGATTAGGAATGATCCTGGAAGGTGAGCTGTTCAGAGGGCATGATGGCTTTGCCGGTGAGTTTAGCCACATCCCGCTTTTTTTGAACAACAAATTGTGCAGTTGCGGTAAAAGCGGATGCCTGGAAACAGAAACCTCTCTGTTAGTAGTGATCGAAAAAGCGAGTAAGGGCCTTGAAAGCGGGAAGCTGTCGACGTTAAAGCATAAAGAACTCTCGGCAGACCATCCTGAAAAGGCCTTTTTAAATATAGTAGCCGCTGCGGGCAAGGGCGACAAGTTTGCGGTAGAGATATTGTCTGAAGCCGGCTACAACATTGGTCGCGGGGTTGCCATCCTGATCCATTTACTGAACCCCGAGGTAGTGATCCTGAGCGGACGTGGGTCATCGGCCGGAAAGATCTGGCAGGCCCCCATACAGCAGGCATTGAATGAGCATTGTATCCCCGTGCTGTCAGCGAATACCGAAGTAGAGATCTCGGCATTAGGATACAACGCAGAGCTTACGGGTGCTGCCGCTCTTGTGATGGAGAATTATGAACAGGAAGAAACAAGAAACCTCACCCATGAAATAAACCGGATGTTTTAA
- a CDS encoding SusC/RagA family TonB-linked outer membrane protein produces MTKATIRLLLIALSCIWGITGTAQEKKTISGIVKDSTGTALPGVSITEKGTSTATVTDMNGSFRIPVSTAKPVLIFSYVGYSKKEISLGSQTTLNVTLAGEVTSLEGVVVTSLGVKRQQKSLGYAVSTIKAEDLTRTGSPNFASALYGKAPGVRIGTTPGGATSAVNITIRGINSITGKNQPLIVLDGVPIRDGEVKNNDYYADQRLRGNGLLDINPEDIDNVTILKGASAAALYGSDAVNGVVLITTKSGKNKKGYSVDFSANYSVDKVAYLPQLQNVRGPGAPWHVSKGNQDSTTGFVWYDLDNDGIKETRGNTSHTINFGRKFDGVPTMGWDGVIRPYEAQKDNYKHLFQTGHNSSVSVAMSHSDEKSNVRFSLTRQTNEGISLGAKNAKNIANFNSSFRLNKRFSTDVMVNYINQKTNNRPYSVDRLMNNFTGMMSRFDNGDWYLNKYKTSRGYKAVQGAATQSVTPSENIIYPGYKSDIADYLWRVKEYNEEELNNRVIASLTNNWQILDDLKLRARIATDFTSQRTETKKTTEIPLVYQQPVNDGTQGGSFGLSTYLNTIVYGDLLLTYTKKITPDVEVNVMGGYTAQKENTTATQRETNGGLSVENWFDLAASVTNMTYSPDWNYRRRLVKDAFIGTLNANYKGYLFLEGTLRRDRTSTMNPNNNSFVYPSVNSSFVISEAFDLPSFISFSKLRGSWGIVGNYPDIYGANIAYNQTSLGIQQANGTPVIYTYLPTAFGNDGIRPEQKHEIEFGLESKFFHNRLGLDVSYYNGQIRDQILPITVANSTGYNSVLTNVGTLRNKGIEIGLTGTPVSKRDFRWDAGINFSFNKNLVEKLTNGSNQLIHQDYDGNAAQLISKVGQPMGDFYAHPVATDNKGQKLVGPDGLYLLSDSLTKVGNAMPKVVGGIFSSFSYKSFTLDVLADFRFGGYVMPTGINWMTSRGLTKESLGNMDKEHGGLTYYYDESKQMGIPTNAATGPKGERVYDDGMLMQGVTADGKPNTNIISQAYYYWNTYNWGGPQYSSSRYELYIKKNSYIKMREVSLSYSIPVKLANKIGANKLQLSVFGRNLFYFYRTLKNMDAEQTTAGSRWFQSLTNVGTNPSTRTYGVMLRAGF; encoded by the coding sequence ATGACGAAAGCAACCATCCGACTATTGCTGATCGCACTGTCGTGTATCTGGGGTATAACAGGTACTGCACAGGAGAAAAAAACGATTAGTGGCATAGTGAAGGACAGCACTGGAACCGCTTTGCCAGGTGTATCTATCACAGAAAAAGGAACTTCAACTGCTACTGTAACCGACATGAACGGTTCGTTCAGGATCCCGGTATCCACTGCAAAACCGGTGCTCATATTTTCTTATGTTGGCTACAGCAAAAAAGAGATTTCATTAGGAAGCCAAACCACACTCAATGTAACGCTTGCTGGTGAGGTCACCAGCCTGGAAGGCGTTGTGGTAACAAGTTTAGGGGTAAAGCGCCAGCAAAAATCGTTGGGCTACGCCGTAAGCACCATAAAAGCTGAAGACCTGACCAGAACAGGTTCGCCCAACTTTGCTTCGGCATTATATGGTAAAGCGCCTGGCGTACGTATCGGTACCACACCTGGTGGCGCCACCAGTGCGGTTAATATCACCATACGTGGTATCAACTCCATTACCGGTAAAAACCAGCCTTTGATTGTATTGGATGGTGTGCCTATCCGTGATGGTGAAGTAAAGAACAATGATTACTATGCCGATCAGCGGTTGCGTGGTAACGGTTTATTGGATATAAACCCCGAAGACATTGATAACGTAACAATATTGAAAGGCGCTTCGGCGGCCGCGCTGTATGGTTCAGACGCCGTTAACGGTGTAGTGCTCATTACCACCAAAAGCGGAAAGAATAAAAAGGGATACAGCGTAGACTTTTCTGCCAATTACAGTGTGGATAAGGTAGCCTACTTACCCCAATTGCAGAATGTAAGAGGGCCCGGCGCTCCCTGGCATGTAAGTAAGGGAAATCAGGATTCCACTACCGGGTTCGTTTGGTATGATTTGGATAATGATGGTATAAAAGAAACCAGGGGTAATACCAGCCATACCATCAACTTCGGACGTAAATTCGACGGCGTGCCCACCATGGGTTGGGATGGTGTTATAAGACCTTATGAGGCGCAGAAAGATAACTACAAACATTTGTTCCAAACGGGGCATAATTCAAGTGTGAGTGTTGCTATGTCGCATTCTGATGAAAAATCGAATGTGCGTTTTTCTTTAACCCGTCAAACCAATGAAGGCATAAGTCTTGGTGCAAAAAATGCCAAGAATATAGCGAATTTTAACAGCAGTTTCAGGTTAAACAAGCGGTTCTCTACTGATGTAATGGTGAATTATATCAACCAGAAAACCAATAACCGCCCTTACAGCGTTGACCGTTTAATGAACAATTTTACCGGTATGATGAGCCGGTTCGATAATGGCGACTGGTATCTGAACAAATATAAAACAAGCCGGGGTTATAAAGCCGTACAGGGTGCTGCTACACAAAGCGTAACGCCCTCGGAAAATATCATTTATCCTGGTTATAAATCTGACATAGCAGATTATCTCTGGCGGGTTAAGGAATATAATGAAGAAGAATTAAACAACCGCGTAATAGCCAGCCTTACCAATAACTGGCAGATCCTGGATGATCTGAAATTACGTGCAAGAATTGCTACCGACTTTACTTCGCAAAGAACAGAGACAAAAAAAACCACTGAAATACCATTGGTTTATCAGCAACCAGTAAACGATGGAACCCAGGGGGGAAGTTTTGGCCTCTCTACTTATTTAAATACCATAGTGTATGGCGATCTGCTGTTGACCTATACCAAAAAAATAACGCCCGATGTGGAAGTGAACGTGATGGGCGGTTACACAGCCCAGAAGGAGAATACGACTGCAACGCAGCGGGAAACCAATGGCGGGTTATCTGTTGAAAACTGGTTCGACCTGGCTGCATCTGTTACTAATATGACTTATAGTCCTGATTGGAACTACAGGAGAAGACTTGTCAAGGATGCGTTTATTGGAACCCTTAATGCCAATTACAAAGGTTACCTGTTCCTGGAAGGTACTTTGCGCCGTGACCGCACTTCTACAATGAATCCTAATAACAACAGCTTTGTTTATCCTTCTGTAAACTCAAGTTTTGTAATATCAGAGGCATTTGATTTGCCTTCTTTCATCAGCTTTAGCAAGCTCCGTGGTTCGTGGGGCATAGTAGGTAACTATCCGGATATTTACGGGGCTAATATCGCGTATAACCAAACATCATTGGGGATACAGCAGGCGAATGGTACACCGGTTATATACACTTATCTTCCTACAGCCTTTGGTAATGATGGCATCAGACCCGAACAAAAGCATGAAATTGAATTCGGTCTTGAAAGTAAGTTCTTCCATAACCGGTTAGGGCTCGATGTTTCCTATTATAATGGTCAAATCAGAGACCAGATATTGCCTATCACAGTTGCCAACAGCACTGGTTACAATTCAGTGCTTACCAATGTGGGTACCTTAAGAAATAAGGGTATTGAAATTGGCCTTACCGGAACACCTGTATCTAAAAGAGATTTCAGATGGGATGCAGGGATCAATTTCTCCTTCAACAAAAACCTGGTTGAAAAACTGACCAATGGATCTAACCAGCTGATTCACCAGGATTACGACGGTAACGCAGCCCAGTTAATTTCGAAAGTAGGGCAGCCAATGGGTGATTTTTATGCGCACCCCGTTGCTACCGATAACAAAGGCCAAAAGCTCGTTGGTCCCGATGGATTGTATTTGCTGAGCGACAGTTTAACAAAAGTGGGAAATGCCATGCCTAAAGTGGTGGGTGGTATTTTCAGCAGCTTTAGCTACAAGTCATTTACTTTGGATGTACTGGCCGATTTCCGGTTTGGCGGTTACGTAATGCCTACCGGTATTAACTGGATGACCAGCCGTGGATTGACGAAAGAAAGTTTGGGGAATATGGATAAAGAACATGGCGGTCTTACCTACTATTACGATGAGTCAAAGCAAATGGGTATTCCAACCAATGCAGCTACAGGACCTAAGGGCGAAAGAGTATACGATGATGGAATGTTGATGCAAGGGGTAACTGCAGATGGCAAACCAAATACCAACATTATATCCCAGGCTTATTACTACTGGAATACATATAATTGGGGTGGCCCTCAATACAGTTCCTCCCGCTATGAATTGTATATAAAGAAAAATTCGTACATAAAAATGCGGGAAGTAAGTTTAAGTTATAGCATACCTGTAAAACTGGCGAATAAAATAGGCGCTAATAAATTACAGTTATCGGTATTCGGCCGCAACCTGTTCTATTTCTACCGCACTTTGAAGAATATGGATGCAGAACAAACGACTGCAGGTTCAAGATGGTTTCAATCGCTTACCAATGTTGGTACCAACCCGTCTACAAGAACCTATGGTGTAATGTTAAGAGCAGGATTCTAA
- a CDS encoding SusD/RagB family nutrient-binding outer membrane lipoprotein, whose product MKNILLVTVAVASIGFTACKKKDFADSYADPGKISTSTVDKQFAGTLVSRMWTNTDKGNHGYVVPQYWNYFVILRTTLLHYTQAVGWENSDNQYVPGSASISDNWKDYYYFLAQYRELEKIYSKLPAIEQADNRIYMIAAAIFLYDQTQKMVDLHGDIPFSEAGKLSTNGGNYSASLAKYDDAASIYTTMLDSLKGFADELNSIVVPAYIQKKFNTQDLINLGDIKLWKKYCNSLRLRILTRASGASAFSSRASSEIATILSTPAKYPVVTANSENIKVTVFDLSSDITAKSFKDGLEGDAGRASNTAGKVMIDHMKANGDPRLRAMYQPGDSAKGVYTGVDPVGDRSAQDAAINRDSKIALYNRSTVSRNQYFPGILINAAEVSFLAAEYYLKTANLSAAKTAYETGIRQSVEYYYWIRTLSNDASSGPLTPTNATEVNAYIASTGVNWDLALTTADKLTLIATQKWIHYSVVQPHESWAELRRLDAPALSFEVDNASNIIKQPPVRWFYPSSENIYNKTNYDVVSSKDNLTTRIFWDVK is encoded by the coding sequence ATGAAAAATATATTGCTTGTTACGGTAGCGGTAGCGTCCATTGGTTTTACCGCCTGTAAAAAGAAAGACTTCGCGGATAGTTATGCAGATCCCGGAAAAATATCAACTTCTACGGTTGATAAACAATTTGCAGGTACCCTGGTTAGCCGGATGTGGACCAATACTGATAAAGGTAACCATGGATATGTTGTTCCTCAATACTGGAATTATTTTGTAATACTAAGAACAACTTTGTTGCACTATACCCAGGCTGTTGGCTGGGAAAACAGTGATAACCAGTATGTTCCGGGTTCAGCTTCGATAAGCGACAATTGGAAAGATTATTATTATTTCCTTGCGCAGTATCGCGAGTTGGAAAAGATCTATTCAAAATTGCCGGCCATTGAACAGGCTGACAATCGTATATATATGATCGCAGCCGCCATCTTTTTATACGATCAAACGCAAAAAATGGTAGACCTGCACGGTGATATTCCCTTTTCTGAGGCAGGAAAGTTAAGTACCAATGGTGGTAATTATTCAGCCTCTTTAGCCAAATATGATGATGCAGCAAGTATCTATACCACCATGCTCGATAGCCTGAAGGGCTTTGCCGATGAGTTGAATTCTATAGTTGTCCCGGCTTATATTCAGAAAAAGTTCAACACGCAGGACCTGATCAATCTTGGGGATATTAAACTTTGGAAAAAGTATTGCAATTCACTGCGCCTGCGAATATTAACAAGGGCATCTGGCGCGTCGGCTTTTTCATCACGTGCAAGCAGCGAAATAGCAACCATTCTTTCCACTCCCGCCAAGTATCCCGTTGTTACTGCAAACAGTGAGAACATCAAGGTGACTGTATTTGACCTGAGTTCGGATATCACTGCTAAAAGTTTCAAGGATGGATTAGAAGGTGATGCAGGAAGGGCCAGTAATACTGCCGGTAAAGTGATGATCGATCATATGAAGGCCAATGGTGATCCGCGGTTAAGGGCTATGTACCAACCCGGTGATAGCGCCAAAGGCGTGTATACGGGTGTAGATCCTGTGGGCGACAGGAGCGCTCAGGATGCAGCAATAAACAGAGACTCCAAAATAGCTCTTTATAACCGGTCTACTGTAAGCCGTAACCAGTACTTCCCCGGTATATTGATCAATGCCGCTGAAGTAAGCTTCCTGGCTGCTGAATACTATTTAAAAACAGCAAATCTTTCAGCCGCCAAAACCGCTTATGAAACCGGTATCAGACAGTCTGTTGAATATTATTACTGGATCAGGACATTAAGCAATGACGCCTCGTCGGGGCCGCTTACCCCAACAAATGCTACCGAGGTCAATGCATACATTGCTTCTACAGGAGTGAATTGGGATTTAGCGCTCACTACCGCCGATAAGTTAACATTGATCGCTACGCAGAAATGGATACACTACAGTGTTGTGCAGCCGCACGAAAGCTGGGCCGAACTCAGAAGACTGGATGCCCCCGCATTAAGCTTTGAAGTTGACAACGCCAGCAATATTATAAAACAACCACCGGTAAGATGGTTTTATCCTTCATCTGAAAACATCTACAATAAAACCAATTATGATGTGGTGAGTTCAAAGGATAATCTTACCACCAGAATTTTTTGGGACGTTAAATAA
- a CDS encoding DNA recombination protein RmuC — MEIIIVTLLVALLLVAIITMVFAWRAMAAKNNTDWMAVKYKMESLLGEIARIETAMKQEMVTNRQETGDNTQRIRTELAASLKNFGELINQTMAGATTVQKDNFFALLTKQSEQNNATSHRLDQMRETLEKKMAELQTGNERKLDEMRATVDEKLQKTLETRLGESFKLVSERLEAVHKGLGDMQQLATGVGDLKRVLTNVKTRGVLGEYQLESILEQVLTIDQYGRNVKTKEGSNALVEFAIKLPGRGDKDKSVWLPIDSKFPKEDFEALVDAYDKALPELVEEYRKSFVKGIRKCALDISSKYVDPPNTTDFAILFLPFESLYAEVLRTPGLFESIQREYKIIITGPTTLSALLNSLQMGFRTLAIERRSGEVWQLLGAVKTEFGNFGGILEKTQKKLQEASNVIEQAGVRSRAIEKKLRDVQELPKEDAVALIGNTGPLNEAEEESGE; from the coding sequence ATGGAGATCATTATTGTAACGCTGCTGGTTGCCTTGCTGCTGGTAGCCATTATTACCATGGTATTTGCATGGCGTGCTATGGCTGCCAAAAACAATACCGACTGGATGGCCGTGAAATATAAAATGGAAAGCCTGTTGGGGGAGATTGCACGTATTGAAACGGCCATGAAACAGGAAATGGTGACCAATCGCCAGGAAACCGGTGATAATACCCAGCGCATCCGAACGGAGTTAGCGGCCTCGTTAAAAAACTTTGGCGAGTTGATTAACCAAACGATGGCCGGCGCCACAACGGTTCAAAAAGATAATTTCTTTGCTTTGTTAACCAAGCAGAGCGAACAGAATAATGCCACTTCTCACCGGTTAGACCAAATGCGTGAAACACTGGAAAAGAAAATGGCTGAGCTGCAAACCGGCAATGAACGCAAGCTCGATGAAATGCGCGCAACGGTTGATGAAAAATTGCAAAAGACATTGGAAACCCGCCTGGGCGAATCGTTTAAACTCGTAAGCGAACGGCTGGAAGCGGTACACAAAGGCCTGGGCGATATGCAGCAACTGGCAACGGGGGTGGGCGATCTGAAACGGGTGCTTACCAATGTAAAAACAAGGGGCGTGCTGGGTGAATACCAATTGGAAAGCATTCTGGAGCAGGTGCTCACTATTGACCAATACGGGCGCAACGTAAAAACAAAAGAAGGTTCCAATGCACTGGTAGAGTTCGCCATAAAGCTACCAGGGCGTGGTGATAAAGATAAATCTGTGTGGTTACCGATAGATTCAAAATTTCCTAAAGAAGATTTTGAAGCGCTGGTGGATGCATATGATAAGGCATTGCCCGAGTTGGTAGAAGAATACAGGAAGAGTTTTGTAAAAGGCATTAGAAAATGCGCGCTGGATATCAGCAGCAAATACGTTGATCCGCCGAACACCACCGACTTTGCCATCCTGTTTTTACCATTTGAAAGTTTGTATGCCGAAGTGCTGCGTACACCCGGTTTGTTTGAAAGTATTCAACGCGAATATAAGATCATCATTACCGGTCCTACTACTTTATCTGCCTTGCTGAATAGTTTGCAAATGGGTTTCAGAACACTGGCCATTGAAAGGCGGTCGGGAGAAGTATGGCAATTGCTGGGTGCGGTAAAAACCGAGTTTGGCAATTTTGGCGGAATTCTGGAGAAAACCCAGAAGAAATTACAGGAAGCCAGTAATGTTATTGAACAGGCGGGCGTAAGATCGAGGGCTATTGAAAAGAAACTGCGGGATGTACAGGAATTACCTAAAGAAGATGCTGTTGCGTTAATTGGGAATACTGGGCCGTTAAATGAGGCAGAGGAGGAGAGTGGAGAGTGA